Proteins co-encoded in one Podospora pseudoanserina strain CBS 124.78 chromosome 7 map unlocalized CBS124.78p_7, whole genome shotgun sequence genomic window:
- a CDS encoding uncharacterized protein (MEROPS:MER0000432; EggNog:ENOG503NVT5; COG:S), protein MLSSTWGSPSGTVQLPKEVAPYTVNIDQGQLDRTQTLLKLSPIPGECYENSLPDGSRKLGLRREWLVEAKRVWEEEFSWRAVESQINSFPNFTASVPVNEQGEQINVQFLGIFSQNPNAVPVVFLHGWPGSILEFLPLFSLLREKYPDPARLPFHLIAPSLPGFGFSDQFPNDRNYGMEDVAFVVDSLMVGTLGLKNYVVQGGDIGSRIARVLGNRCEQCSAVLVNYSPVPPPESFDFTTLSEKDKRGLERGDWFRNDGSAYAMMAASRPGTLGLALSASPLALLAWIGEKYLDWTDPLSFTQDQTLPSGARYSRKLMNEIIASVALYWLTGKIHTSFYSYREAFALNGRAPPSSNAQFPVMAPKKVGMMWFPYEVIPTPRAWIEKYSNLVFWREEEVGGHFAQLEQPEVLAKGLEDFIKVLQEK, encoded by the exons ATGTTGTCTTCAACCTGGGGCTCCCCCTCTGGGACAGTGCAACTTCCCAAAGAAGTAGCACCTTACACGGTTAACATCGACCAGGGACAGCTTGATCGGACTCAGACTCTGCTCAAGCTATCCCCCATACCGGGAGAATGCTACGAGAATTCACTCCCCGACGGCAGCCGGAAGCTGGGGCTGAGAAGAGAATGGCTGGTGGAGGCTAAGCGTGTTTGGGAAGAGGAATTTAGCTG GAGAGCAGTCGAATCCCAGATCAACAGTTTCCCCAACTTCACTGCTTCAGTGCCCGTCAACGAACAAGGAGAACAGATCAACGTTCAATTCCTCGGAATCTTCAGCCAGAACCCCAACGCTGTGCCAGTCGTCTTTCTTCACGGATGGCCTGGCTCCATCTTGGAGtttcttcccctcttcaGCCTTCTAAGAGAAAAGTACCCGGATCCTGCTCGGTTACCGTTCCACCTGATTGCGCCTTCTCTTCCTGGCTTTGGCTTCTCCGACCAGTTTCCCAATGACAGAAACTACGGCATGGAGGATGTCGCCTTCGTCGTTGACTCGCTCATGGTTGGCACCCTTGGCCTCAAGAACTATGTAGTCCAAGGTGGCGACATCGGGTCACGCATTGCACGCGTTCTCGGCAACCGATGTGAACAGTGCAGTGCCGTGCTCGTCAACTACAGCCCTGTTCCGCCGCCAGAAAGCTTTGACTTCACAACACTGAGCGAGAAAGACAAAAGGGGATTGGAAAGAGGTGACTGGTTCCGCAACGATGGATCTGCCTACGCCATGATGGCCGCCTCCAGACCAGGAACACTAGGATTGGCCTTGTCCGCCAGCCCTCTTGCGTTGCTGGCCTGGATAGGAGAAAAGTACCTCGACTGGACCGATCCCCTTTCCTTTACTCAAGACCAGACACTACCCAGCGGAGCTCGGTACTCGAGAAAGTTGATGAATGAAATCATTGCCAGCGTGGCACTCTACTGGCTCACCGGCAAGATCCACACCAGCTTCTATTCCTACCGGGAGGCGTTTGCCCTCAACGGCCGGGCCCCGCCATCAAGCAACGCGCAGTTCCCGGTCATGGCGCCGAAAAAGGTAGGCATGATGTGGTTCCCGTATGAGGTCATCCCTACCCCAAGAGCATGGATAGAGAAGTACTCCAACCTGGTCttttggagggaggaggaagtaggAGGGCACTTTGCACAGTTGGAGCAACCTGAAGTTCTGGCTAAAGGGTTGGAGGATTTCATCAAGGTTTTGCAGGAGAAATGA
- a CDS encoding uncharacterized protein (EggNog:ENOG503P2ZK) translates to MLSQVALVSLLASASLGSASPITPRQAAQQVVRINSIENVAVRSNGLILATNMNSATLYSVDPVAKTSSTALSVSGTNGLSGIAEYQPDQFAVIGGGKSIYKVDFSSGTPRSTLIKTITEAQNLNGLAYFDNSTVLVADAGRGNVYKIDVNTGVYSEVARDPTMAPSGGIPFGIDGIRYANGTLWYTNIFRNSFHKIPLDPVTAKSTGAQTTLWTNLMGDDLCFGPNGKIYVTTNSRNSLVEVDPTAARPSPVSVGTVTGSTSCAFGRTDRDRNVAYVGGGQGVFAVTIRV, encoded by the coding sequence ATGCTGTCCCAAGTAGCTCTTGTCTCCCTGTTGGCCAGCGCCAGCCTCGGCTCAGCAAGCCCAATCACCCCGCGACAGGCCGCTCAGCAGGTTGTCCGCATCAATTCGATCGAGAATGTCGCCGTCCGTTCCAACGGCCTCATCCTGGCCACCAACATGAACAGTGCAACCCTCTACTCGGTCGACCCTGTAGCCAagacatcctccaccgccctctccgtCTCCGGCACCAACGGGCTCTCAGGAATCGCCGAGTACCAGCCCGACCAGTTCGCCgtcatcggcggcggcaagtcCATCTACAAGGTCGACTTCTCCTCCGGCACCCCCCGCTCCACCCtcatcaagaccatcaccgaAGCCCAGAACCTCAACGGCCTGGCCTACTTTGACAACTCAACCGTCCTCGTCGCCGACGCCGGCCGCGGAAACGTCTACAAGATCGACGTGAACACGGGCGTCTACTCCGAAGTTGCCCGCGACCCGACCATGGCCCCATCAGGCGGCATCCCCTTCGGCATCGACGGCATCCGCTACGCCAACGGGACGCTGTGGTACACCAACATCTTCCGCAACTCGTTTCACAAGATCCCCCTCGACCCCGTCACGGCCAAGAGCACGGGCGCCCAGACCACCCTCTGGACCAACCTCATGGGCGATGACCTCTGCTTCGGCCCCAACGGCAAGATTTatgtcaccaccaacagcaggAACTCCCTGGTCGAGGTTGACCCGACGGCTGCCAGACCCAGCCCCGTGAGCGTGGGGACCGTGACGGGCAGCACGAGCTGTGCTTTTGGGCGGACAGACAGGGACAGAAACGTTGCGTATGTCGGCGGTGGACAGGGTGTTTTTGCTGTTACTATTCGGGTCTGA
- a CDS encoding uncharacterized protein (EggNog:ENOG503PYEF): protein MCNWEETVYACQHRSKVRRQAYSCTVYTRYIYGECRFDSRRDKVFKVISYEDCEDCRRLYEFDATNLYNMTSISMARRLSRSILMISTYTR from the exons ATGTGCAACTGGGAGGAAACCGTCTATGCGTGCCAGCACCGGAGCAAAGTTCGTAGGCAAGCTTACTCCTGCACCGTCTACACTCGCTACATATACGGTGAATGCCGGTTCGACAGTCGCCGCGACAAGGTTTTCAAAGTCATCAGCTATGAGGACTGCGAGGACTGCAGGAGGTTGTACGAGTTT GACGCAACGAACTTGTACAACATGACCAGCATTTCCATGGCGAGACGGCTTTCACGGAGCATTCTTATGATCAGCACTTATACACGATAG
- a CDS encoding uncharacterized protein (EggNog:ENOG503PNCH), translating into MIASRLLLSLLLSLSGVLGQRCQWSHLRQSSDRYSELQTSPQHTPSPSDPLFFPATSPYPFYNNAILTPLNQTILATTQVRSLHTHSIIDQEGCSSYTRLITNNAILAVQIFYESATNTGGVPLRVKEIHTVYFLAPGNSTEKIQANVKRETWPSFSRSDQDARSTLKGVFDAYLDANGPVAWAGSCSMLDSGKGGDLRAGQGDQCAELRLQLKEGQKIEQRMYVIDESLGAVAVSGVVGGKVAGFEGRVVNGKLEYVHQFGDYYS; encoded by the exons ATGATTGCCTCTCGTCTTCTGTTGTcgcttcttctctctctttccgGTGTCTTGGGCC AACGTTGCCAATGGTCCCATCTACGTCAATCTTCCGACCGCTACTCGGAGCTTCAAACCAGCCCCCAGCAtaccccctcaccatctgaccccctcttcttccccgccaCGAGCCCCTACCCATTCTACAACaacgccatcctcacccccctcaaccaaacCATCCTCGCAACCACTCAAGTCCGCTCTTTACACACCCATTCCATCATCGACCAAGAGGGCTGCTCAAGCTACACCCGTCTAATTACCAACAACGCCATCTTGGCAGTGCAGATATTCTACGAATCCGCCACTAACACCGGGGGAGTGCCCCTCAGAGTTAAGGAGATTCACACTGTGTACTTCCTTGCTCCGGGGAACAGTACCGAAAAAATTCAGGCCAATGTGAAGAGAGAAACATGGCCAAGTTTCAGCAGGTCGGATCAAGATGCAAGATCGACCTTGAAGGGGGTATTTGATGCGTATTTGGATGCGAATGGCCCTGTCGCGTGGGCTGGCAGCTGTTCGATGCTTGATTCTGGAAAGGGTGGTGATCTCAGAGCTGGGCAGGGAGATCAGTGTGCGGAGCTGAGGCTGCAATTGAAAGAAGGTCAAAAGATAGAGCAGAGAATGTATGTGATTGACGAGTCTCTTGGCGCGGTGGCTGtgtcgggggtggtggggggaaagGTGGCAGGGTTTGAGGGGAGGGTCGTGAATGGGAAGTTGGAGTATGTGCACCAGTTTGGTGACTACTACTCCTGA